A region of the Amycolatopsis sp. cg13 genome:
CCCCACCAGCCGGTGACCCATTCGGTGAACTCGTACGGCGGCGCGATGCCGACCCAGCCGAACAGCAGCAGAACCGCCACGATCCCGACGTTGCTCGGGTTGAGCACGTGCCTGCTCTTGCCGCCGATCCGCACCCGGACGAGGTACTTCGAAGCGACGCCGACGACGGACGCCAGCACCGTCGGCATGAACCGGTCGTTGGCGTACAGGAGCATCGCGCACGCCATACCGGTGATGTAGGCGGGCAGCAGGAAGTCGACCACCGCACCCGGCTTGCCGAGGTACCTCTGACGGCGTCCGGCGGTCGCGGCCTCCACCGACTCCAGCACGATCTCCGCGGTCAGCGCGGCGAACACGGCGACCACCGGGGTGAGATACGCCTGTTCGAAGCCGAGCACCGTGTGGCCGAGCACGGTCAGCACGGTGATCGACGCGCCGAACCGGCGCAGGGCAGCGGAACGGCGTTCGCTCGGAGACTTGGTCACCGGTCCTCCTTGATGGTGCCGTCGGGGTTGAGCCGCAGCTGGTGCCAGCCGGGGGCGAGCGACACCGAACCGTCGTGGCGATGTCCGCAGCCGTCCCGCCATGCCAGGCGGACCGGTACGGCGGACGGCGGTTCACTGCCCAGGCCGAAGTGCAGATCGGGGGCGTTGACGCCGTTGTGCCCGTTGGCCGGGTACACCTGCTGCAGCCGCTTCCCACCGCCCGGCGCGGCGACCTCCGCTTCGGCGCCGATCGCGGGTGACGTCGGCCCCGGTGCGCCTGCGCGGCACGCGTTTTCACCGACAGGTTTTCGCAGGCGCAAGCCCAGGAAAGCACCGGCCGGCGAGGTGTTCCGGTACAAAGTGGACGATGCCCACTGGTTGGCCACGACGAAATCGAGCCGTCCGTCTCCGTCGACGTCGCCGACCGCGAACGAGCGGCTGACCGCGTCGGTGCCGACGCCGACCCGGTCCGCGACGTTCACGTAGCGGCCGTCCGCGTTGCGGGCGAAGAACGTGTTGCGGTCGTGTCCGGACAGGTCGGTTCCCTCGGTGAACCGCGGCCACAGCGCGGGATGGCTCAGCACGAGATCGTTCGACATCGCGGTCTCCTGCAGTTGCGCCCACCGGTTCACCTCGCCGGCGACGAAACCGGTCGCGTGCATGACTTCCTCGGAACCGGAGTTGCCGAAGTCGGCGGCTTTGACGTCCCACGACCATCCTGTGCGGGACAGGCCGAGGTCCTCGCTGTGGTCGTCGTAAGGTGCCACGCCGTCGCGCAATCGGGCAGCTGTTTCGGCGCGGCCCACAGTGGACTGGTAGGCGAAGTTGCTCTCCTGCAACGCGTACGGCTCGGTGATGTTGCTGACCAGGATGTCCGGGACGCCCTTCGCGTCGAGGTCGGCGAAGGCCACGCCCATGCCCTTGAACGAGTCGTTGCCGAGCACCTTCGACTTGGGCGTCGTCGCGTGCCGCGTCCCGGTCGCCGTCCGGAACGCTATCCGGCCTGGAGCGGACTCGTTGACCAGCAGATGATCGGGGCCGAAATCGTTGGCGACGTAAAGATCCGGCAGGCCCCGGCCGCCGATGTCCTGGGAGGCGAGCGCGAGCGCCCACCCGGTCCGTGTCTCTGGCGGGAAGGCGTCGGGCACCTCGGCGAACCGGCGGGAGCCAGCCGAACGGAACAGCCGGAGGGTGCCCCCGTTCGCTGCGTGGGACAGCGAATCGTTCATCGTCAGTTCGGGCTGGTGCGCGGTCGGGTCGAGCACGCGCGCGCCGTCCGGGAAGTAGTTGCCGAACACGAGATCGGTGTGCCCGTCGCCGTCGAAGTCGCCGATCGTGGCGGCGTTGGTGTTCCAGACCTGCCACGGGCTGACCAGCTCGCGCGGCCGAAACGCCGCCGCCGACGGCGTATTCCCTGGCAGTCGCTCGAAAATGACCGGGGAACGGCCCCAGTAGTAGACGACGACGTCCTGGCGGCCGTTCTCGTCCACGTCGGCGGGCAGGCAGCCCATCGGTGCCGCGTAAGACGGCATCTCCAGTCCGGACGGGGCCAGCGTGAACGGCTGGTATCGCGCGCCGGTGCCGGGCGCGGGTTCGACGGTGACCGTGTCCGTGCGGGGATCCACCAGGCAGACGTCGTGCGCGACCGGACCGCCGTCCGCGGCGAACAGCGCCGTCGCCGCGCCCACCGACGAGATCCACGACCGGATCCGGTCGTAGGCCGGAGCGACGGTCCGCAGGTGCCGTCCGCCGGGCGCGTTGTCGGGACTTACCTGGGCGGCGGCGAACGAAAACTGGTTCGCCAGCTCGGTTTCCTCAGCCGAGGACGACTGCGGAACGACCGTGAACGCGAAGACCGCCGCGCAGCCGGACAACGCGACCACGCGGGCCAGATGCCGGCGCAGAAAGGGTCTCATCGGCTCTTCCTCTCCCACAGATACCGGATTTCCGCGCGCCAGCGCTGGTAGTGCGCGAGCGTGGACGGATGGGGCGCGAGCTGCCCGAGCGCCCGGTCGGTCCAGTCCGCGGCGACGTCGGTACTGGCTCCGGCCAGCACTTCGGCCGCTTTGTCGGTGTGCGCGGGCACGATTCCGCTGACCCGCCGCGCGGCGCAGGCGAACGCGCAACCCTGTGCGAGGTGCGCGCGCAATGGCCCGGACAGGTCGGCGAGCCGGGCGAGTTCGGCGGCGTCGGCACCGCCCGCGTAGGTCGCGGCGAGGCCGACCCCGCTCCACAGATCTGCTCGCCGCTCGGCCGGGAACTCCGCGATCCGCAGGGCGACGCCGTCGGGGTCGGCGCACTCGCAGAACCACAGCGCCCGGCCCAGCCCCTGGTCGCGGATCTGGCGCGGTCCGCGGCCGAGCCCGGGTTCGACCCGATGGCGTCCGATGACCCGGTCTGCGTGGAAAAAGCCTTGGTGGAAGCCGTATCCGTCCCAGGCCAGCCAGCGCAGCAGCGGGTCTGTCGCCGTGCTTCGGGAGGGGCGCAGCCGCAGCCGGGCGTAGGCCCAGCCGACGCCGACGTGCACGAGGTGCGGGTGGTCCGCGGCCGGTCCGTGCAGCAGCGCCGCGACCCGGGCGCGCCGGAGCGGCAGGAGCACGTCCAGCAGGGCGGAGCCCATTCCCGCGCCCTCGAACGCGAACCCGCGCAACTCCGGTTCGAGCGCGGAGACCTGCTGGCCGAGCGCCTCGCCGGCTGGCTCGATGGAGGCGTTCAATCCGGTCAGGAACGCGCGGGCAGCCGATTCCAGGACGCCGCGAGCCGGGCCCGGTCGCAACCGGAACCGGCGCAGTCCGAAGTCGACCTGGCTCTTGTCCTGGCGCAGCGCCTTGGCCAGGATCCCGGGGCTCACCGCGCTTCCCCCGGCGCGGCCACGACGTGTTCCATCAGAGCGGTGACCAGCAGGGGCCGGGCCTCCCGCTGGAAGTCGACGCCGGGATGGAACTCCCGCACGGTGCCCTCCAGCACCAGCAGGGACAGGATCGGGAACACGAACTGCGGATCGGCGTGCAGGCCGCGGCGGCGCTGGATGTCGAAGAGCTTGGCGGCGAAAGAAACCAGGTCGAAGTCGGCCGCGTTGCGTCCGGTGTGCTCTTCCACCAGCGCGGCCAGCTCCGCGCGGAATCCCGCGGTGTCGGAGCCTGGGTGCGTCTTCGCGGTCGAAAGCACGATGTCGGCGCAGGCCTCGCCGTCGCCCTGGCTCATGCAGTAGAAGAAGGCGGCGAACTTCTCGCGCGCGGACTCCGAGAGCCGGACGGTGAAACCCGCGTCCACTATGACGATCGAGCCGTCCTCGCGGAAGTAGAGGTTGCCGGGGTGGAGGTCGCAGTGCACCACTCCGTCCAGGAAAAGCATCCGGTACACCGCGCGCAACGCCCGCACGACCGCGTTCTCGCGTTCCTCATCGCCGAGGTCCTCCGGACAGCGGCGCGCCAGCCCGTCCAGGAAGTCCATCACCAGAGTGTCCTCAGTGGACAGTTCATGGCGGACCCCGGGAACGGTCACTCCGTCCGCGACGCTGAGCGCCTCCCGGAATCCGTCGAGCAGCTCCGCTTCTCTCGCGAAATCCAGTTGCGCGCGAATGCTTTCGACGAGCTGCGCGGCGACGGCGTCGACCGGCACGCCGCGCAGCATCGGCAGCCTCGCCGCCAACCCGGCAGCCCGTCGCAGCATCGCGAGATCAGCCGTGAGCGACCGTTCGATGCCTGGCCTGCGCACCTTCGCCGCGACCGTCCGGCCGTCCGGGAGCACCACCCGGTACACGCAGGCGATGCTGCCCGCTCCGACCAATTGCGGCTCGCCTGCCGCGATCCTCAGCGCGGGCGGCATCGTGCGCAGCGGTACCGGCCGAACTTGGTCGTGCAGCCGGGAAAGCGCGCGACACACGCGCGGGGGCAGGATGTCCGCCCGCGTGCTCAACAGCTGGGCGGCCTTCACGAATGCCGGGCCCAGTGCCACGACCGTGTCCGCCAGCCAGACGTCGCGCTCGAACCGTTCGCCGCGCAGCCACGCCGCCGCCGTCGCCGGTCCCAGCAGCAGCGACCGTCCGGCGAGAACCGCGAACGCGCGTGCGGTCCGCAGCGCCACCGTGCCACCCCTCGAAAACGTCATCTCTCCCCTTCGCCGCCCGGGCTGGATGCCCGACGACCGACGTTACAACCAGTAGCGCACGATGTGCTCCGCGTGACTGCAAGACCATCCGGTTCAGCGAAACCGGAGCGGAAGCACTCGGCCGGGCAAGGTGTTTCCCTATCGGGGCAAGGAAATCGGCCGGGCTGACTACCGCCCCTAGGCCGCGGGTCACGACCGCCGCCTCGGTCGTGCCCGCGACTGGCACGATCCAGGCACGGTGCACCACCCTGCGTAGCCGTCGCCCAGCCGCTTTCCCTTACGCCGCGCAATACTCAGTCGACAGCGGCGGTCTGGTGCGCTTCCTGGCTGTTACGGGCCGCGGGAAAACCGACCCCGAGCTGCTCCGCCGCGAGCGCAGTGCCTTCCAGCCGCGCGCGGATCTTGGCGAACGCGGTCTGGCGCGACGTCGACTGGTCGTCGGCGAACGGGGAAAACCCGCAGTCGTCACAGGTTCCCAGCTGCTCCACCGGGATGTACTGTGCCGCGCGCAGAACGCGGTCACGCACCTCCTCGGCGGTCTCCACCCGGGGATCGATCGGGTCGATCACCCCGACGAACACGCGGATTCCCGGCCTGAGCTGATCCGCGACGACGCGCAGCACCCGGTCCGGATCGGACTCGCTGGCCAGCTGAAGGTAGAAGTTGCCGGAGTTGTGCTGGAACAGCACGGGAAGCAGTTCCGCGTAGTCGACGTCGAGGCTGTGCGTGGAGTCGAGGTCG
Encoded here:
- a CDS encoding enediyne biosynthesis protein UnbU, which codes for MTKSPSERRSAALRRFGASITVLTVLGHTVLGFEQAYLTPVVAVFAALTAEIVLESVEAATAGRRQRYLGKPGAVVDFLLPAYITGMACAMLLYANDRFMPTVLASVVGVASKYLVRVRIGGKSRHVLNPSNVGIVAVLLLFGWVGIAPPYEFTEWVTGWWGAVVPALLLIAGTMLNAKLTGKVPLILGWVGGFLAQAVLRALFTDISLVSAVLPITGTAFVLFTNYMITDPGTTPSSRRNQVCFGLATAAVYGVLVQFHVVFGLFFALTITCALRAVIIAVAARKSPQWTVLVPAQRTAAEPVPAREPA
- a CDS encoding CRTAC1 family protein, whose translation is MRPFLRRHLARVVALSGCAAVFAFTVVPQSSSAEETELANQFSFAAAQVSPDNAPGGRHLRTVAPAYDRIRSWISSVGAATALFAADGGPVAHDVCLVDPRTDTVTVEPAPGTGARYQPFTLAPSGLEMPSYAAPMGCLPADVDENGRQDVVVYYWGRSPVIFERLPGNTPSAAAFRPRELVSPWQVWNTNAATIGDFDGDGHTDLVFGNYFPDGARVLDPTAHQPELTMNDSLSHAANGGTLRLFRSAGSRRFAEVPDAFPPETRTGWALALASQDIGGRGLPDLYVANDFGPDHLLVNESAPGRIAFRTATGTRHATTPKSKVLGNDSFKGMGVAFADLDAKGVPDILVSNITEPYALQESNFAYQSTVGRAETAARLRDGVAPYDDHSEDLGLSRTGWSWDVKAADFGNSGSEEVMHATGFVAGEVNRWAQLQETAMSNDLVLSHPALWPRFTEGTDLSGHDRNTFFARNADGRYVNVADRVGVGTDAVSRSFAVGDVDGDGRLDFVVANQWASSTLYRNTSPAGAFLGLRLRKPVGENACRAGAPGPTSPAIGAEAEVAAPGGGKRLQQVYPANGHNGVNAPDLHFGLGSEPPSAVPVRLAWRDGCGHRHDGSVSLAPGWHQLRLNPDGTIKEDR
- a CDS encoding DUF1702 family protein, with the translated sequence MSPGILAKALRQDKSQVDFGLRRFRLRPGPARGVLESAARAFLTGLNASIEPAGEALGQQVSALEPELRGFAFEGAGMGSALLDVLLPLRRARVAALLHGPAADHPHLVHVGVGWAYARLRLRPSRSTATDPLLRWLAWDGYGFHQGFFHADRVIGRHRVEPGLGRGPRQIRDQGLGRALWFCECADPDGVALRIAEFPAERRADLWSGVGLAATYAGGADAAELARLADLSGPLRAHLAQGCAFACAARRVSGIVPAHTDKAAEVLAGASTDVAADWTDRALGQLAPHPSTLAHYQRWRAEIRYLWERKSR
- a CDS encoding ABC1 kinase family protein — encoded protein: MTFSRGGTVALRTARAFAVLAGRSLLLGPATAAAWLRGERFERDVWLADTVVALGPAFVKAAQLLSTRADILPPRVCRALSRLHDQVRPVPLRTMPPALRIAAGEPQLVGAGSIACVYRVVLPDGRTVAAKVRRPGIERSLTADLAMLRRAAGLAARLPMLRGVPVDAVAAQLVESIRAQLDFAREAELLDGFREALSVADGVTVPGVRHELSTEDTLVMDFLDGLARRCPEDLGDEERENAVVRALRAVYRMLFLDGVVHCDLHPGNLYFREDGSIVIVDAGFTVRLSESAREKFAAFFYCMSQGDGEACADIVLSTAKTHPGSDTAGFRAELAALVEEHTGRNAADFDLVSFAAKLFDIQRRRGLHADPQFVFPILSLLVLEGTVREFHPGVDFQREARPLLVTALMEHVVAAPGEAR